A window from Suncus etruscus isolate mSunEtr1 chromosome 18, mSunEtr1.pri.cur, whole genome shotgun sequence encodes these proteins:
- the SERAC1 gene encoding protein SERAC1, with the protein MSLAAYCIICYRRIRTSTPPPKNRTYWGDRRNIIKLTGSLILGGSIFFTYEVLALKKSLTLHTEVVEKEKMKSYIYMNMGSLDERDKYGLTHLARKEIHKAVRTILIASARLFQNPFADTFSSVDVEDHECPVWLLLRRSRSEDHEDRLQAVQDLAEARHWQDYQYRIIAQAGDLRTLVGLARSKNSDLRFFLPPPRLPALKEDSCLEELRQLLSSLPQTELDECIQNFTSLALSESSQSLAAQKGGLWCFGGNGLPYAESFGEMPSVTVEMFCLEAIIKHSEIPAHCDKLVTNGGLQLLQRLYRMHQDCPQVRRSIVRIIGNMALNEHLHGAIARSGWVSLMAEAMKSSHIIDVSHAARALANLDRDSVREKYPDGVYILHPQFRTSQPIKADVLFIHGLMGAAFKTWRQQDSEQNLTETLSEDEARYTTCWPKSWLAKDCPALRIISVGYDTSLSDWRARCPMERKSIAFRSNELLQKLRAAGVGERPVIWVSHSMGGLLVKKMLLEASKKPELNGLVSNTRGVIFYSVPHRGSHLAEYSVNVRYLLFPSLEVKELSKDSPELKILQDDFLELAKGQKFQVLNFVETLPTYIGSMIKLHVVPTESADLGLGDLVSVDVNHLDICKPKKKDAFLYQRTLQFIREMLAKDLEN; encoded by the exons agGTTCGATATTTTTTACATATGAAGTTCTGGCCCTGAAGAAGTCTTTGACGTTACATACTGAGgtggtagaaaaagaaaaaatgaagtcctaTATCTATATGAACATGGGCTCATTAGATGAAAGAGACAAATATG GACTTACTCATCTGGCAAGAAAAGAAATCCATAAAGCAGTCAGAACGATCTTAATTGCATCAGCCAGGCTGTTCCAGAATCCCTTTGCTG ACACGTTCAGCTCAGTGGATGTGGAGGACCATGAGTGCCCCGTGTGGCTGCTACTTCGGAGAAGCAGGTCAGAGGACCATGAGGACCGTCTGCAGGCTGTGCAAGACCTAGCTGAGGCCCGGCATTGGCAAG ATTACCAGTACAGGATCATTGCTCAGGCTGGCGACCTCAGGACCCTTGTTGGTCTGGCACGGAGCAAAAACAGTGACCTGCGTTTTTTTCTGCCACCACCTCGATTGCCTGCTTTAAAAGAa GACTCCTGCCTGGAAGAACTCCGGCAGCTGCTATCGTCCCTGCCCCAGACAGAGCTCGATGAGTGCATCCAGAATTTCACATCCCTGGCTCTGAGCGAAAGTAGCCAGAGTCTGGCTGCCCAGAAG GGTGGCTTATGGTGTTTTGGAGGAAATGGACTTCCGTATGCTGAGAGCTTCGGAGAGATGCCCTCAGTCACTGTGGAGATGTTCTGTTTAGAAGCTATCATCAAGCATTCTGAG ATCCCTGCGCACTGCGACAAGCTGGTGACGAATGGCGGCCTGCAGCTGTTGCAACGGCTCTACCGGATGCACCAGGACTGTCCCCAGGTGCGCCGAAGCATCGTGCGCATCATCGGCAACATGGCGCTCAATGAACACCTGCACGGGGCCATCGCCCGCTCAG GCTGGGTGTCCCTCATGGCTGAGGCAATGAAGTCAAGCCACATCATCGATGTCTCGCACGCGGCCCGTGCCCTGGCTAACCTGGATCGAGACAGCGTGCGGGAGAAGTACCCAGATGGAGTGTACATATTACACCCCCAGTTTCGAACCAG TCAGCCCATTAAAGCCGATGTCCTTTTTATTCATGGCCTTATGGGCGCAGCCTTCAAAACATGGCGCCAGCAGGACAGTGAACAGAACTTGACAGAAACTTTGTCGGAGGATGAAGCCAGATACACAACGTGCTGGCCCAAG TCATGGCTAGCAAAAGACTGCCCAGCACTCCGCATCATCTCTGTGGGCTATGATACCAGCCTGAGTGACTGGCGGGCTAGGTGTCCCATGGAAAG GAAGTCCATTGCCTTCAGGAGCAACGAACTCCTTCAGAAGCTCAGGGCTGCGGGCGTGGGGGAACGGCCGGTGATCTGGGTGTCTCACAGCATGGGGG GTCTTCTTGTCAAAAAGATGCTGCTAGAAGCGTCCAAGAAGCCAGAGCTAAATGGGCTGGTCAGCAACACTCGTGGAGTCATCTTCTACAGCGTCCCACACCGCGGGTCCCATCTGGCTGAGTACTCGGTCAATGTCCGCTACCTGCTCTTCCCCTCCCTGGAGGTCAAGGAGCTGAGCAAAG ATTCTCCGGAACTGAAAATACTCCAGGATGATTTCCTGGAACTTGCTAAAGGCCAAAAGTTCCAGGTGCTAAATTTTGTGGAGACGCTGCCCACCTACATCGGGAGCATGATCAAGCTGCATGTGGTGCCCACCGAGTCGGCAG ATCTAGGCCTCGGCGACCTTGTTTCAGTGGACGTTAACCACCTGGACATCTGTAAGCCAAAGAAGAAGGATGCGTTTCTGTACCAGCGCACCCTACAGTTCATCCGGGAGATGTTAGCCAAAGACCTTGAGAACTGA